A genomic region of Methanothermobacter thermautotrophicus str. Delta H contains the following coding sequences:
- a CDS encoding ArsR family transcriptional regulator, with protein MDDVMKTLVSNLRGRCLFDVAMKTQIDGLISIQTGEVNDSCLEKFVKGGIVRIDTQDPIEAARRISEVIRGARKHGEVYVASDGDGLGGILSFVAHREGVDAIYTCFGESAVRLPPLKMDISDTKLRILEALEEESLNAVLLSRKVGISRAMVYKHLSALMDMGLVKQSQMFERYSITGAGKLVII; from the coding sequence ATGGATGATGTTATGAAGACCCTTGTGAGCAACCTGCGGGGAAGGTGCCTCTTTGATGTGGCCATGAAGACCCAGATCGATGGACTGATATCTATTCAGACAGGGGAGGTCAATGACTCCTGCCTTGAAAAATTCGTTAAGGGGGGAATAGTTAGAATTGACACCCAAGACCCCATTGAGGCGGCCAGGAGGATATCTGAAGTTATAAGGGGGGCCAGAAAGCATGGAGAGGTTTATGTGGCCTCTGATGGTGACGGACTTGGGGGCATACTTTCATTTGTTGCCCACAGGGAGGGTGTGGATGCCATCTACACATGTTTCGGAGAATCCGCGGTGAGGTTACCACCCCTTAAAATGGATATCTCTGATACCAAGCTGAGGATACTCGAGGCACTTGAGGAGGAGAGTCTCAATGCGGTTCTCCTCTCAAGGAAGGTGGGGATTTCAAGGGCAATGGTCTACAAGCACCTCTCAGCCCTGATGGATATGGGTCTCGTGAAGCAGTCCCAGATGTTTGAGAGGTACTCCATAACAGGGGCAGGTAAACTTGTGATAATCTAG
- a CDS encoding zinc dependent phospholipase C family protein, whose protein sequence is MQVQGASAWSVKNHHDIAEKVYSEMPEDVRNRMSLDEMKNGADDPDTVFLDFKYHVYPYNLEKANFWLNQGKISYDAGNYRYASYCYGVASHYISDGICGPHTSSGSSRYLHTLYEIRAILLEPHMVAVDGDQSLEAESLWRAWVIDGDDSHISEAIDLACSVSYQQIMTSIES, encoded by the coding sequence ATGCAGGTTCAGGGTGCATCTGCATGGTCAGTGAAGAACCATCATGACATTGCAGAGAAGGTATACAGTGAAATGCCAGAGGACGTGAGGAACAGGATGAGCCTTGATGAAATGAAGAATGGCGCTGATGATCCTGACACGGTATTCCTTGACTTTAAGTACCATGTGTATCCATACAATCTTGAAAAGGCTAATTTCTGGTTGAATCAGGGAAAAATAAGTTACGATGCAGGGAACTACCGCTATGCAAGTTACTGTTATGGGGTTGCAAGTCACTACATCTCCGATGGCATCTGCGGTCCCCACACATCCTCAGGATCCAGCAGATACCTCCACACGCTCTACGAGATAAGGGCGATACTCCTTGAACCCCACATGGTTGCTGTGGACGGTGACCAGTCACTGGAGGCAGAGAGCCTCTGGAGGGCATGGGTCATTGATGGTGACGACTCCCACATCTCAGAGGCCATCGACCTGGCCTGCAGTGTATCCTACCAGCAGATTATGACTTCCATCGAGTCCTGA
- a CDS encoding membrane protein, translated as MKHSLKTGLSFGLTSAIITTLGLMVGLHSGTHSRLAVIGGVLTIAIADAFSDAMGIHISEEAENVHTEGEIWESTLATFISKFLFALTFLVPVLTLDLTLAIIVSIIWGLLLLTVLSFHIARSRNVPPGRVLLEHIATAIMIIVITHYAGDWISSTFG; from the coding sequence ATGAAACATTCTCTGAAAACAGGGCTGAGCTTTGGTCTCACCTCGGCCATAATAACAACCCTCGGCCTCATGGTTGGACTGCATTCAGGTACCCATTCAAGACTTGCTGTTATTGGCGGAGTCCTTACAATAGCAATAGCTGATGCCTTCTCAGATGCAATGGGTATACACATCTCTGAGGAGGCAGAGAATGTTCACACAGAGGGAGAGATCTGGGAATCCACCCTTGCAACATTCATCAGTAAATTTTTATTCGCCCTCACCTTTCTTGTTCCAGTTCTTACTCTCGATTTAACACTGGCTATTATCGTATCCATTATATGGGGTCTTCTTCTTCTGACGGTTCTGAGTTTTCATATCGCAAGGTCCCGGAATGTTCCTCCAGGAAGGGTTCTGCTGGAACATATTGCAACAGCCATCATGATCATAGTAATAACACACTATGCAGGGGACTGGATATCCTCAACCTTTGGTTAG
- a CDS encoding SPASM domain-containing protein → MGNTFAVDPYGDIYPCYRFVGMKDYIMGNVAERPSMEDLEESEALRRLYEWRELVDEECGDCDFYRFCLGGCPYNAITIRDGEMEIDGVDHQCEAYKMIFAEINRRANREFLESGILGGNKKTKRPGVLDIMMK, encoded by the coding sequence GTGGGCAACACCTTCGCAGTTGACCCCTACGGTGATATATACCCATGCTATCGCTTCGTTGGTATGAAGGACTACATAATGGGTAATGTGGCTGAAAGGCCCTCAATGGAGGATCTTGAGGAGAGTGAAGCCCTAAGGAGGCTCTATGAATGGAGGGAACTTGTTGATGAGGAATGTGGCGACTGTGACTTCTACAGGTTCTGTCTCGGTGGGTGCCCCTACAATGCAATCACCATCAGGGATGGTGAAATGGAGATAGACGGTGTTGACCACCAGTGCGAGGCCTACAAGATGATCTTCGCCGAAATCAACAGGAGGGCCAACAGGGAATTCCTTGAATCCGGAATCCTTGGAGGTAATAAGAAGACTAAAAGGCCCGGTGTCCTTGATATAATGATGAAGTAG
- a CDS encoding TIGR04083 family peptide-modifying radical SAM enzyme, which translates to MAFHVMIIPSMNCPSDCSYCWGVDRDSRVMDMETVREMVSWLMEFRNEPATFTFHGGEPLLAGYEFYRDTLKLISERLSFLKPAFAIQTNLWLMTDEMAELFAEYSIPIGSSLDGPREINDYQRGDGYFDRTMQGYEIARKHGLRVSFISTFTSYSIRRREEIFNFFLENGMNLKLHPALPSLKSSDPEEWAITAEEYGDLLLYLLDSYLEHFGEIEIQNIDHFAKSAFLRRGLYVHMLIVWATPSQLTPTVIYTHAIASLV; encoded by the coding sequence ATGGCATTCCATGTCATGATAATACCATCCATGAACTGTCCCTCAGACTGCAGCTACTGCTGGGGCGTTGACAGGGACTCCAGGGTTATGGACATGGAAACCGTGAGGGAGATGGTCTCCTGGCTTATGGAATTCAGAAATGAACCTGCAACCTTCACATTCCATGGAGGGGAACCGCTCCTTGCGGGATACGAATTCTACCGCGACACCCTCAAGCTAATATCTGAGAGGCTTTCATTCCTCAAGCCTGCCTTCGCCATCCAGACGAACCTCTGGTTGATGACCGATGAAATGGCGGAACTCTTCGCAGAATACAGCATACCCATCGGTTCAAGCCTCGACGGTCCAAGGGAGATAAATGATTACCAGAGGGGCGATGGGTACTTTGATAGGACCATGCAGGGCTATGAGATAGCAAGGAAGCATGGGCTTCGGGTGAGCTTCATAAGCACCTTCACATCCTATTCGATAAGGAGGAGGGAGGAGATATTCAACTTCTTCCTGGAGAACGGTATGAACCTGAAGCTGCACCCTGCCCTGCCATCCCTGAAGAGTTCAGACCCTGAGGAGTGGGCCATAACCGCCGAGGAGTACGGTGACCTGCTCCTGTATCTCCTTGACAGCTACCTTGAGCACTTCGGTGAGATCGAGATACAGAACATAGACCACTTTGCAAAGAGCGCATTCCTCAGAAGGGGGTTGTATGTACACATGCTGATTGTGTGGGCAACACCTTCGCAGTTGACCCCTACGGTGATATATACCCATGCTATCGCTTCGTTGGTATGA
- a CDS encoding TIGR04165 family Cys-rich peptide: MKMEEFLSKCPVCGCRDKVVKRRFMDEHKSRTSMKEIVCEKCGHIFETAD, from the coding sequence ATGAAAATGGAGGAGTTTTTAAGTAAGTGTCCTGTCTGTGGCTGCAGGGACAAGGTAGTTAAGAGGAGATTCATGGATGAGCACAAGTCAAGGACGTCCATGAAGGAGATAGTCTGTGAGAAATGCGGCCACATCTTTGAGACCGCAGATTAG
- a CDS encoding SOUL family heme-binding protein: MVESPEYTVELKDGKFEIRRYPGYILAQVDVEASFRDAMVIGFSILANYIFGGNRRKEELPMTSPVTGVNLGSSERIPMKVPVTEEVPDDADSGKYRISFTMPSSYTLETLPEPLDDRIRFREEKDQRFAAYRFSGRVNSDMAAQRIAELKEWLERNSIEPRSNFIIAQYNHPAVPGFLRKNEVLVKID; this comes from the coding sequence TTGGTTGAGAGTCCTGAATACACCGTTGAACTGAAGGATGGTAAATTTGAGATAAGAAGGTACCCTGGCTATATACTTGCACAGGTTGACGTTGAAGCCAGTTTCAGGGACGCCATGGTCATAGGCTTTTCTATTCTTGCAAACTACATATTTGGTGGTAACCGGCGGAAGGAGGAACTTCCAATGACATCACCTGTAACCGGTGTTAACCTGGGCTCCTCTGAGAGGATACCCATGAAGGTCCCTGTGACAGAGGAGGTCCCGGATGATGCTGATTCAGGGAAATACAGAATATCATTCACGATGCCATCATCATACACCCTTGAAACTCTCCCGGAGCCACTTGATGACAGAATTAGATTTCGCGAAGAGAAGGATCAACGTTTTGCAGCCTACAGGTTCTCGGGGAGGGTTAACAGTGATATGGCAGCTCAAAGGATAGCTGAACTTAAAGAATGGCTTGAAAGGAATTCAATTGAACCAAGATCAAACTTCATAATAGCACAGTACAATCACCCGGCCGTCCCTGGCTTTTTGAGGAAAAATGAGGTTCTTGTGAAGATAGATTGA
- a CDS encoding SagB/ThcOx family dehydrogenase — protein MNEIERNRYFLKDSIRKRVDFSRTPQSMGVEAPPFEKPWDPDSERLNLPVRDWAELIDANIVTCIRNRRSRRSYLDTPLGLDELSFLLWATQGIRIIAGDTAFRNVPSAGCRHTFETYLAVFNVEGLDTGLYRYIPSTHQLMVEYRDESLPQRIIEATFNQRFTGNSAVTFIWTTVPYRMEWRYGLAAHRVILMDAGHVCQNLYLACEAIGAGTCAVGAYDQEYLDEVLGVDGVDEFAIYLAPVGKI, from the coding sequence ATGAATGAAATTGAGAGGAATCGTTACTTCCTCAAGGACAGCATAAGGAAAAGGGTGGATTTTTCAAGAACACCCCAGAGTATGGGGGTTGAAGCCCCGCCCTTTGAGAAGCCCTGGGATCCTGATTCAGAGAGGTTAAACCTTCCAGTGAGGGACTGGGCAGAGTTAATCGATGCAAACATTGTAACCTGCATAAGAAACCGCAGGAGCCGCAGGAGCTACCTTGACACACCCCTGGGCCTTGATGAACTTTCATTCCTTCTATGGGCCACCCAGGGCATAAGGATCATCGCAGGCGACACAGCATTCAGGAATGTGCCATCTGCGGGATGCAGGCACACCTTTGAGACATACCTTGCAGTCTTCAATGTTGAGGGCCTTGACACAGGACTCTACAGGTACATACCTTCAACCCACCAGCTGATGGTCGAGTACCGTGATGAGAGCCTCCCCCAGAGGATCATAGAGGCCACCTTTAACCAGAGATTCACAGGAAATTCTGCAGTGACCTTCATCTGGACAACAGTACCCTACAGGATGGAGTGGAGGTATGGTCTTGCAGCCCACAGGGTGATCCTCATGGACGCGGGTCATGTCTGCCAGAACCTCTACCTTGCCTGTGAGGCCATAGGAGCAGGTACCTGTGCAGTTGGAGCCTATGACCAGGAATACCTTGATGAGGTCCTTGGAGTTGACGGGGTGGATGAATTTGCCATTTACCTGGCCCCGGTGGGTAAGATTTAA
- a CDS encoding pseudomurein-binding repeat-containing protein — MQFNRIMLLGAVILFISVSVGDATAADIFLTSDCISGNRSADIESLNIIKTCIENESEHNVTVDPLAPKPGEGYRAVKCAREGGVAVYLAASCPGAMTDVARMAASTGKGVIFVNTGSLDLKKTTFLRRAWDDNFSSRYFAGIVSPYRFLTSAGVRIIQPNVDCAGCSWEDKCRFVASEILRMLNETPEMLQRKGRFYNSKLIAYHSIDPARMAYTADGIYRDILRGRKLKGSYSGYTPARFLLMVTDYMNGPIRPIKVRGPSNAGVKSTFHGYISRKEYRALAADVNRYMRKYLKAPNYIRFRGKIIGYRDLLRIYSKITRTHTSKKKMQLPSSVKV, encoded by the coding sequence TTGCAATTCAATAGAATTATGCTGCTGGGTGCGGTGATACTTTTTATTTCAGTGAGTGTCGGTGATGCCACTGCAGCGGACATATTCCTGACCTCAGACTGCATATCCGGAAACCGTTCCGCTGACATTGAGAGTCTCAACATTATCAAGACCTGCATCGAGAATGAGAGTGAACACAATGTTACAGTGGACCCCCTGGCTCCAAAACCAGGGGAGGGTTATCGTGCTGTTAAGTGCGCCCGTGAGGGTGGCGTTGCAGTCTATCTTGCAGCATCCTGCCCCGGCGCCATGACGGATGTTGCCAGGATGGCTGCATCAACAGGTAAGGGTGTGATATTCGTTAACACAGGCAGCCTTGACCTCAAAAAGACCACATTCCTCAGAAGAGCATGGGATGATAACTTCTCAAGCAGATACTTCGCAGGCATAGTGTCCCCCTACAGATTTCTGACATCAGCTGGTGTGAGGATCATACAGCCAAACGTTGACTGTGCGGGCTGTTCCTGGGAGGATAAGTGTCGCTTCGTTGCATCAGAGATCCTTCGAATGCTCAATGAAACCCCTGAGATGCTCCAGAGGAAGGGTAGATTCTATAACAGCAAACTCATAGCCTACCACAGCATTGACCCTGCAAGGATGGCATATACTGCAGATGGAATCTACAGGGACATCCTGCGGGGCAGGAAGCTCAAAGGTAGTTACTCAGGTTACACTCCAGCCAGATTCCTTCTCATGGTAACAGATTACATGAACGGCCCCATAAGGCCCATCAAGGTCAGGGGGCCATCAAACGCTGGTGTGAAGAGCACATTCCATGGCTACATCTCAAGGAAGGAATACAGGGCCCTGGCAGCAGATGTTAACAGGTACATGAGAAAATACCTCAAAGCACCAAATTATATCAGGTTCAGGGGTAAAATAATAGGATACAGGGATCTGCTCAGGATATACTCAAAGATTACAAGGACACATACCTCAAAGAAAAAAATGCAGCTACCATCATCAGTCAAGGTCTAG
- a CDS encoding ATP phosphoribosyltransferase has translation MKIVLGLPKGSLNNVNRGNTYRLFRDAGYEVKGYEPGREENEIEITNDPEIKAYLTRPQSAPVELNREMLDIAIIGEDWVREESINSGNGSIKKIGDLDYGQTRLIVAVPQEEPYRSLEDFFLKNSGRERPLLCFTEYPNLTRDFFMKNPGYRELFGDSKPVVQIRGLRDGDNEMVQIINSDGATEVYIAKGADLIVDNTQTGSSLRKAGLKIIDTIMESSAGLYAGPSCTGEKLEKAEMIFKQLYGATKARNYFDVKFNIANHRADDVVEFLVRMKYCSDEPTVVRGREFSQVNVLIDKSRFPEMLEEIKGFGASAIVRENVKQYIE, from the coding sequence ATGAAGATAGTTCTTGGATTACCCAAGGGTAGTTTAAATAATGTTAACCGTGGAAACACATACAGACTATTCAGGGATGCAGGTTATGAGGTTAAGGGATACGAACCAGGACGCGAAGAGAATGAAATAGAGATAACAAATGATCCTGAAATAAAGGCATACCTCACAAGGCCCCAGAGTGCCCCCGTCGAACTGAACCGTGAGATGCTTGATATAGCCATAATAGGAGAGGACTGGGTCCGTGAGGAATCCATAAACAGTGGCAATGGATCCATAAAGAAGATAGGCGACCTCGATTACGGTCAGACGAGGCTGATAGTCGCAGTACCCCAGGAGGAGCCATACCGGTCCCTTGAGGACTTTTTCCTCAAAAATTCCGGCAGGGAAAGACCATTGCTGTGCTTCACAGAGTACCCGAACCTCACAAGGGACTTTTTCATGAAGAATCCTGGCTACAGGGAACTCTTCGGGGACAGCAAACCCGTGGTCCAGATAAGGGGGCTGCGTGACGGTGACAATGAGATGGTCCAGATAATAAACTCTGATGGGGCCACAGAGGTGTACATCGCCAAGGGCGCCGACCTCATAGTGGACAACACCCAGACCGGCAGCAGCCTCAGGAAGGCCGGCCTTAAAATAATTGACACCATCATGGAATCAAGTGCAGGGCTCTACGCTGGTCCATCCTGCACAGGTGAGAAACTTGAGAAGGCTGAAATGATATTCAAGCAGCTTTACGGTGCCACCAAGGCAAGGAACTACTTTGATGTCAAGTTCAACATAGCCAACCACCGTGCAGATGATGTGGTTGAGTTTCTGGTGAGGATGAAGTACTGTTCAGATGAACCAACCGTGGTGCGTGGAAGGGAATTTTCACAGGTGAACGTCCTCATAGATAAGAGCAGATTCCCTGAAATGCTCGAGGAAATAAAGGGCTTTGGTGCTTCAGCCATAGTGAGGGAAAACGTCAAACAGTATATAGAATAG
- a CDS encoding nitroreductase family protein, with protein sequence MDVLEAIKTRRSIRKYQDREVPEELIDKILDAAMCGPSAVDERPWHFIVVRNREMLEKIPEVHPYGAMVKDAPVAIIVCCDSSLEKIPGFWVQDCSIASQNILLAAHSLGLGAVWTGVYPLEDRVEGIRRLFSIPEHVIPFSVIPLGYPAENPGTRDLFDPDRIHLEKW encoded by the coding sequence ATGGATGTCCTCGAAGCAATCAAAACAAGGCGGAGCATAAGAAAGTACCAGGACAGAGAGGTGCCAGAAGAGCTCATAGATAAGATACTCGATGCAGCCATGTGTGGCCCCTCAGCCGTCGACGAGAGACCATGGCATTTCATAGTTGTGAGGAACAGGGAGATGCTTGAGAAGATACCTGAGGTCCACCCCTACGGGGCAATGGTGAAGGACGCCCCCGTAGCAATCATAGTATGCTGCGATAGCAGCCTGGAAAAGATCCCTGGATTCTGGGTGCAGGACTGCTCCATCGCATCACAGAACATACTCCTTGCAGCCCACTCCCTTGGTCTAGGTGCTGTATGGACAGGGGTTTACCCCCTCGAAGATCGTGTTGAGGGTATAAGGAGGCTCTTCAGTATCCCGGAACACGTGATCCCCTTCTCAGTGATACCTCTGGGCTACCCTGCTGAAAACCCCGGCACAAGGGACCTCTTTGACCCGGACAGGATACACCTGGAAAAATGGTAG
- a CDS encoding TIGR04165 family Cys-rich peptide — protein MKVEDLKKPCPECGEVDKDVSTVRNPQNRDKLREAGIPEDQEIVGAIKCSRCGYVFEYCEGGSCKIEVKKISID, from the coding sequence ATGAAGGTTGAGGATCTGAAAAAGCCATGCCCGGAATGTGGAGAGGTCGATAAGGACGTTTCAACAGTGAGAAATCCCCAGAACAGGGATAAACTCAGGGAGGCAGGCATCCCTGAGGACCAGGAGATTGTGGGGGCAATAAAATGCAGCAGATGTGGATATGTCTTTGAATACTGTGAGGGGGGAAGCTGCAAAATAGAGGTCAAAAAGATTTCAATTGATTGA
- a CDS encoding NUDIX hydrolase yields the protein MVGSVYILAVRAFIEDDDGRVLLIKRASDSKTNASRWELPGGKIGTGESLEEALKREVKEETNLEIIPEEVMGVVEQKFPVINAAHIIIRCRAEGSVKLSHEHEGFAWVEPSDLRRYRLADWLSDFVMKLKIEEDKEDSPLGGILRFMRGVYL from the coding sequence ATGGTCGGAAGTGTTTATATCCTTGCTGTGAGGGCCTTCATTGAAGACGATGATGGAAGGGTCCTCCTGATCAAGAGAGCCTCTGATTCAAAGACCAACGCCTCCAGGTGGGAGCTTCCCGGTGGAAAGATCGGTACAGGCGAATCACTGGAAGAAGCCCTTAAAAGGGAAGTTAAGGAAGAAACAAACCTTGAAATTATCCCTGAAGAGGTTATGGGTGTTGTTGAACAGAAATTTCCGGTGATCAACGCGGCCCATATCATAATCAGGTGCAGGGCAGAGGGCAGTGTGAAACTCAGCCATGAACATGAGGGCTTTGCCTGGGTTGAGCCCTCAGACCTCAGAAGATACAGACTTGCAGACTGGCTCTCAGACTTTGTCATGAAACTGAAGATAGAGGAGGATAAGGAGGATTCTCCCTTAGGGGGAATACTCAGATTCATGAGGGGAGTGTACCTTTAA
- a CDS encoding sensor histidine kinase, translating to MADEIEGVFLILKRDGTIEKITGYGADIPHGMGSFAGLMDHGSQEKASNFLDKIRKNGAAYNWEMNLRNLKTYHFSGFLDSDRIYVVGSPSREDMIKIYHLAEQYIPPAPEIEIPEHAEVEKELFNELTRLNNELSAAQRELLKKNLELQRALEEKEMLLREINHRVKNNLMIISSILNIQSRYVKDRDDLMLFREAQSKARAMAMLHERLYTSGKERRVDFGEYLRGLVRDLYHSFIQDSGRIGLETDIDDAELDINTVVPLALIVNEVFTNAIKHGFPEGRGGIIRVSFKRSDDGYLLEIFDNGVGLPEDFDPMSTSTMGMQLIRSLSEQMNGDLKIESHGGTRVSIEFRDWNH from the coding sequence ATGGCCGATGAAATTGAAGGCGTGTTCCTGATCCTGAAAAGGGATGGAACCATAGAGAAGATAACAGGCTACGGTGCTGACATTCCCCATGGGATGGGCTCCTTTGCCGGTCTCATGGACCATGGCAGCCAGGAGAAGGCTTCAAACTTTCTTGATAAGATCCGGAAAAATGGGGCTGCATATAACTGGGAGATGAACCTGCGTAATCTTAAAACCTACCACTTCTCAGGATTCCTCGATTCTGACAGGATTTACGTTGTGGGTTCACCATCAAGGGAGGATATGATAAAGATCTATCACCTTGCAGAACAATACATACCCCCAGCACCCGAAATAGAGATCCCTGAGCATGCTGAAGTCGAAAAAGAACTCTTCAATGAACTCACACGGCTAAACAATGAGCTATCCGCAGCCCAGAGAGAACTTCTGAAGAAGAACCTTGAACTCCAGCGCGCCCTTGAGGAGAAGGAGATGCTGCTGCGGGAGATAAACCACAGGGTCAAGAACAACCTCATGATAATCTCAAGCATCCTGAACATCCAGTCAAGGTACGTGAAGGACCGGGACGACCTGATGCTATTCAGGGAGGCCCAGTCAAAGGCCAGAGCAATGGCCATGCTTCATGAGAGGCTATACACCTCCGGCAAAGAGAGGAGGGTTGATTTTGGAGAGTATCTCAGGGGCCTTGTGAGGGACCTTTACCATTCATTCATCCAGGACTCCGGGCGTATAGGCCTTGAAACAGATATAGATGACGCTGAACTGGACATAAACACCGTTGTGCCGCTGGCACTCATAGTGAATGAGGTGTTCACCAACGCCATCAAACATGGATTCCCTGAGGGAAGAGGGGGGATTATAAGGGTTTCATTTAAAAGGAGTGATGATGGCTATCTTCTTGAGATATTTGACAATGGTGTGGGCCTTCCAGAAGATTTTGACCCCATGAGTACTTCAACAATGGGGATGCAGCTTATCAGAAGTCTCTCAGAGCAGATGAACGGGGATCTGAAAATCGAATCTCATGGTGGAACTAGGGTCTCCATTGAATTCAGAGACTGGAACCATTAA
- a CDS encoding cobalamin B12-binding domain-containing protein: protein MGLVSDEELCLQDINYHLDYLEEAILNSSPELFSDYVLWADVLLKNLGLPEECLRGSIKSIERAIMKLADDEVADKASEYISGALKILETSHPSSSHLGDQPLRELAEEYLRLVLNTEAREARELIVSSLESGIRVEDIYLQVFEPVQHEIGRLWQTNQISVAHEHYATSVTQSIMSELYPYIYSASERRNLKLVAACVNNELHEIGIRMVSDFFEMNGWESIYLGANTPPEDFSGIVSDLKPDLVALSATMTFNVSHVRHIIELLDELEDRPPVMVGGYPFNVDIKLWKKVGADLHAADASGAVKVAEEFLDI, encoded by the coding sequence ATGGGCCTTGTGTCAGATGAGGAGCTCTGCCTGCAGGATATAAACTACCACCTGGATTACCTTGAGGAGGCAATCCTCAACTCCAGTCCGGAGCTCTTCAGTGACTATGTGCTATGGGCAGATGTTCTCCTTAAGAATCTGGGTCTGCCTGAAGAATGTCTCAGAGGTTCTATTAAAAGTATAGAAAGGGCCATTATGAAATTAGCCGATGATGAAGTTGCTGATAAGGCATCAGAGTACATTTCAGGCGCACTCAAAATCCTTGAAACTTCACATCCATCATCAAGCCACCTGGGGGACCAACCCCTCCGTGAACTTGCAGAGGAGTACCTCAGACTAGTTCTGAATACAGAGGCCCGGGAAGCCCGGGAACTCATAGTATCATCCCTGGAATCCGGTATCCGGGTGGAGGATATATACCTCCAGGTCTTCGAGCCTGTTCAGCACGAGATAGGGAGGCTGTGGCAGACCAACCAGATATCGGTGGCCCATGAACACTATGCAACATCTGTCACCCAGAGCATAATGTCAGAGCTCTACCCCTACATCTACAGCGCCTCAGAGAGGCGAAACCTCAAGCTGGTGGCGGCATGCGTTAACAATGAGCTCCATGAGATAGGGATAAGGATGGTGAGTGACTTCTTTGAGATGAATGGCTGGGAATCAATTTACCTTGGAGCGAACACTCCCCCGGAGGACTTCAGTGGCATAGTTTCTGACCTCAAACCGGATCTTGTGGCCCTGTCAGCCACCATGACCTTCAACGTCAGTCATGTAAGGCATATCATAGAGCTCCTGGATGAACTGGAGGACCGACCACCGGTTATGGTCGGAGGGTACCCCTTCAACGTTGACATAAAACTCTGGAAGAAGGTTGGTGCGGACCTCCATGCTGCAGATGCATCCGGTGCTGTGAAGGTCGCAGAAGAATTCCTTGACATTTAA
- a CDS encoding CBS domain-containing protein yields the protein MLTSVQKEILQTLINLYRNSNGKSIKGEEIAAIMNRNPGTIRNQMQSLRSLGLVKGVPGPRGGYKPTIKAYHQLNISSTGRETAVPIYRDGEQIEDLSVAKIEFTSIPDPGECEAAIKLVGSIRKLDLGDRVRIGPTPVNKLVVDGVVVGRDDMDNIILLDTTAIRSIPKKTVAEVATRDLVTLAPDITVKEAAARLSSLGIEGAPIVEDDEVKGIVTLSDITASIAAGTEFMQVSDIMSKNIITVKQDTMIADAIEVMNKHNIGRLIVTDSEGRPTGIITRTDILDSIAGLE from the coding sequence ATGCTTACCTCTGTTCAGAAGGAGATACTTCAGACACTCATTAACCTTTACCGGAACTCAAATGGCAAGTCAATCAAGGGGGAGGAGATAGCCGCCATAATGAACCGGAACCCCGGCACAATAAGGAACCAGATGCAGTCCCTCAGAAGTCTGGGTCTTGTTAAGGGGGTGCCTGGACCCCGGGGGGGCTACAAGCCAACAATAAAGGCCTACCACCAGCTGAACATATCCTCAACAGGCAGGGAGACCGCTGTACCGATTTACAGGGACGGGGAGCAGATTGAGGACCTATCAGTGGCTAAAATTGAATTCACCAGCATACCTGATCCCGGTGAGTGCGAAGCCGCCATAAAACTTGTTGGAAGTATAAGGAAACTTGACCTCGGTGACAGGGTGCGGATAGGTCCAACCCCTGTTAACAAGCTTGTGGTTGATGGTGTGGTTGTCGGAAGAGACGATATGGATAACATCATCCTCCTCGATACAACCGCTATAAGAAGCATACCCAAGAAGACCGTTGCTGAGGTCGCAACCCGTGATCTTGTAACACTCGCACCTGATATAACTGTGAAGGAGGCTGCAGCCCGCCTATCATCCCTTGGAATCGAGGGCGCCCCCATAGTGGAGGACGATGAGGTTAAGGGTATAGTGACGCTCAGTGATATAACGGCATCCATAGCCGCAGGCACAGAGTTCATGCAGGTTTCAGATATCATGTCAAAGAATATAATAACGGTTAAACAGGATACGATGATAGCCGATGCCATTGAGGTTATGAATAAACACAATATTGGCCGGCTGATAGTCACAGACAGTGAGGGGAGGCCCACAGGCATAATAACCAGGACAGACATTCTTGACAGCATCGCCGGACTTGAATGA